The Rhineura floridana isolate rRhiFlo1 chromosome 10, rRhiFlo1.hap2, whole genome shotgun sequence genome includes a region encoding these proteins:
- the LOC133365501 gene encoding uncharacterized protein LOC133365501 produces MGYLLPTLCNLDRKLEGLENKPERYTYCFQLLRGVREALRKRFAAIWENKRLLLAACLHPRFKLDWLESCQATTHTNKYTMEALLKAEIKMGVLKEDSDQSSDKDQEGDDLADDFFNFLPQGKKSAVDTAEEELVRYLRSPSREVSSLHGFPRVLRCFLQHDTGMSSSAAVERLFSTGGNVMTVKRHSLSDMLFEHLVLLRHNRNIL; encoded by the exons atggggtatttgctaccaacgctctgcaatctggaccgcaagttagaaggactggaaaacaaacctgagaggtacacatactgttttcagctgctgagaggtgtgcgcgaagccctaagaaagcggtttgcagctatctgggagaacaagaggcttcttctggcagcctgcctacaccctcgcttcaaactagattggctggaatcgtgtcaggccaccacccataccaacaa atacacaatggaagccttgttgaaagctgaaataaagatgggtgtacttaaggaggacagtgatcagtcttcagataaagaccaggaaggagatgacttagcagatgacttctttaactttctgccccagggcaagaagtcagcagtggacactgctgaggaggaactggtgaggtacctgaggtctcccagcagggaagtgtcatcactccatggctttccacgtgtgctgcggtgttttttgcagcacgacacaggcatgtcttcaagcgccgcagtagaacgcctgttcagtactggtggcaacgtaatgactgtaaaaagacattccttgtctgacatgctctttgagcatcttgttcttttgagacataacagaaacatattataa